A single genomic interval of Meleagris gallopavo isolate NT-WF06-2002-E0010 breed Aviagen turkey brand Nicholas breeding stock chromosome 6, Turkey_5.1, whole genome shotgun sequence harbors:
- the CCK gene encoding cholecystokinin — MYGGICICVLLAALSVSSLGQQPAGSHDGSPLAAELQQSLTEPHRHSRAPSSAGPLKPAPRLDGSLEQRATIGALLAKYLQQARKGSTGRFSVLGNRVQSIDPTHRINDRDYMGWMDFGRRSAEEYEYSS, encoded by the exons ATGTACGGCGGGATCTGCATCTGCGTGCTCCTCGCCGCGCTGTCGGTGAGCTCCCTCGGCCAGCAGCCCGCGGGCTCACATGATGGCAGCCCGCTGgctgctgagctccagcagAGCCTGACAGAACCGCACCGGCATTCCCGCGCACCCTCCTCGGCGGGGCCGCTGAAGCCCGCACCGCGGCTGGATGGCAGCTTGGAGCAGAGGGCGACTATCGGAGCGCTGCTGGCCAAGTACCTGCAGCAAGCCCGGAAAG GTTCCACTGGAAGGTTCTCTGTCCTAGGAAACAGGGTACAGAGCATTGATCCCACGCACAGGATAAATGACAGAGACTACATGGGCTGGATGGATTTTGGACGCCGCAGTGCTGAAGAATACGAGTATTCCTCTTAA